AAGGGATGCTTTTTACACCAATGAATTCGATCGAcgtagaaaaattgaaaaaaaataattatatatataattatatatatatatatatacatatacatacatatacatacatacatatatatgtgtatatatataatttaaaaaaaaggaagaacatggaaagagaagtagaagtCGATAGAACGGAAAGAGACAgaacattactttttttttttcttattcacatCGTATCGATataatcctttctctctttctctccctctctctttctttctattctttatttccaACTCCCTCTTTCCAAGTTCACTCCTCGTTTTACGTCCCTCCCCAtataatctttctctcgtcaCATTCCGCGCAAACATCGAAGCGAACATTTGCTCGCACATACGATcgccatttttctctctctctctttctctctttctctttttctatctcctcctctttctctgtctcttttgcCGCCTCGGTGTCTCTCCTTCGCGAGAAGGCGAGCGAACGGCAAAATTATATGTTACAGCTCTTGTCGTGTCTTtttaatacaagaaaaaatgaaaaacagaaaaaaaaaggaacaaaaataataatagtaatattataatttcgatcTCGACAAAGATATAGCACGTTTTTGTCGTTGTTTTTATcgatgttctttcttttcttttctattttgtttctcctttactcttcttcttatttatgttcttttatacaatttttctctgCAATTTTAAGGGCGGATATACATGTCGTTTAGCTCGatgttttcttcgaaaagaaacgaaaaagatatacacacacacacacataaatgtGATCTCATTAACGAGACACTCGCGCAAGACTAGATAATACTGGAAGAGGAATTAAGAAGaacagaataaaataaaataaaataaaataaaataataatattaataataataataatattaataataataatataataataataataaaaataataataataatagaggGAAGAGactatctaaaaaaaaaaaaaaatagaaataaaaaaaattagaataaaagaaaaaaaaagatgaaaacgcTCCAAGATATCTCGAACCAAACGTATGCACATCCGctgtttctccctctccttcaccctcactctctctctctctctctctgtctctctgtctctctctctctctttcgcacaTTCTACATCGACGTTCCATTCACACACCcacgcacacatacgcacccggtctcctctcttctctcaatagagagaaagatagaaagagagatagaaagagagagacacgctTCTTTCGCGATCCAAGACGCGTGCACTTGTCTCGATCTCGTcctaggtacatatatatatatatatatgtatgtatgtatttctgtatgtatgtatatacgtccTATATACTAAGCTCTCTGGCTGGGTTGCTTCTTCGATGCTCTTTTGCTGATGGGGGCAAACTCTATAGAAACCGAGACACGAGTTGCCCGTATATTCAACGTAACTATAATACCAAGAAGatgacgaaggaaaaaaaagaaagaaagaaagaaaaaaaaaaagaaaagaaaaattgcgaTCATCCCTTAACgtctttcatcattttttttctatttttttctttcgatattttttttatcgatatgatGAACAAAAAGTGGGAAAAAGACGTTTTAAAGGACTTTCATATTTGtctaaagaaatagaaagagagagaaagggagggagagacagagagagagagagagaaagagagagagagagagagagagagagagacctcgACACTtccaccatatatatatatatcatatatatatatatatatatatatttacgtgcTACGCGTTcgactatatatatttggCAATATATCCgcgaataaattaatcgtaGAAAAGATGATCCTTTATACAaacataatatacaatatacatatatttaatatatgaaaattttttcgagCCGATACGCACACATCTATGCGCAAGAGTTCGTCCCCTAAACGTTTTACATTTTCGTAGTGTACACAAGTTAGCTCTCTCCCTAAGTCGTAAGTGGTATGTCGCTCGTATTCTAATCCCTCTcgcctatctctctctctctctctctttctctctctccttctttttctctctttctctttctctcccacgcAGGCATACTCACACATACGTAAATGTCAAGACACGCATGCACACAGATACGCGCATATAAGCAAACACGTCCCTCTCATCGTACACcgtttctatgtatgtatgtatacgttctCGCAcgtgaaagaataataaataaaacactCGCGGCGTGATCAGACGTTACGATAAtagttgtaataataattaataattaataataataataataataataatataataataataataataataataataataataataatagtaatagtaatagtaatagtaatttaGTTCGTCGGTGTAAAAACGTTCGAATTCCGGACTTAAATGCAACTCTTGTACTTAATGCAATGCGCATATATCGCACCACCCTCCTCACCACCCCGAAGGTGTGAGTCCAGTATAGATTTACAGGATTAAAAAATCGGAGGGCGATCGGTCGGTTCAGAGTTCCGGGGTTACTGGATCGAGTAGCCTTTTCTCCGGATCCCTGGAATAGCCGATGTCGTTGGCTATCGCATGATGCCTGCTCGAGGTGTTGCTCCCTGTTAATACACCGGGCTCACATCGGCAGCCTTGCGAGGCGTGCCGCGCGTAACACGTCTCGCAAACGGCTACGCAACCCTTAAGTGGCCAATAGCAAAGTAAACAAGGCATCGCTAGGGTCAAAGCACTGAGACAGGCCCATCTCGATAGGGTCCTGTTGCCGCTGCAAGAACATGGCTGATCGGCACAACTCTCGCCATTGTCGACGTCCATCGAGGATGGCCCGTTGGCACCGCTACCGGGTCCACCACCTCCGCCATTGCCATCGACGCAATGATAAAACAGTCCTTTCACGCAGCACAGGCATGAGGCATAATCGAGGACAGTCTCGGCCGAGCAAAAGCAGGAATCGTTACAGAGCCATCTGCTAGGTAACGGGGGTGGTTCCCGACAAGACTCGCAACGACACCTCCCGCAATATTCGCAGATGATCGAGAGACCGGGTTCGTAGGTCCTCGAGCCGAGGGCGTTCGCTGGTTCCTTAGTGAAGGAGACCGGTTGCTTCGTTACGGCCCTCCTGTCGCCTCCTTCCCTCAATATCCTAACCGTAGCAGGAGCCGTGTTAATCGTCGAAGCCGTACCCGACAGGATAATACCCGATGAATGATTATTGCTCGCGTCTACCAAACCCCGACGCCTAGAGCCGCTGGTATTGTTGACGACGGCTCGATGAAGGCTCGGTATGCCACTGTCCGTGGCATGCTTACCTCGCGACCTtgccctctcttttttcggaCAATCGTTGCCCGAACGTTTGCCGTCGATGGTGTCGACTAGGACGATACCGTCGAGACGACGTTCAACGACATTGGATTGTTGCTTGAACGGTGTCTCAACGTATTCGTTGATGATCCTCTCACCATCCGGCCTCGGTGTAGCCAAGCTAACTTCGCCGAGCGGACTCCTTGGTGGAGTGGGGACGTCCATCGAGGTAGGCGTTAGGAGATTCCTCGGGGAAACAGCAGTTTGCAAGGTGGCCGGAGACGGTGACGATTCGAAGCTCTGAGCTGGCGGAGTCCGCACGTTGCTCGTCGGTCTACTCCTGAAGGAGGAACTCAAAGAGGAAAGGGGTGCCAACGGTGCCGTCATTGGTATCCTCAgggccgtcgtcgtcgtcgacgtcggagacgccgtcgtcgtcgtcgtcgtcgttgctgctgctgctgctgctgtcgttgttgctgttgttgtcgTTCCTGTATTCGTCGTCCCTGTATTTGACGGGGACGTTCTTGGAGGTGGGAACGGTCGATTGTGGTCGTGGACGCGTACATGCTCGCCGTCGACGACGCCATTGACGACGGCAGCCCGCGAGAGCCCCGGTATCGCATTCTTCTGCGACATCTGCCGACCTCTCAGTTCAAAACAGTCCCCTTGCTGATGTCTCTGATGACGAGGACGGCACTCCTCCTTCTTCGTCGCCTCCAACTCCTCCTCGTTCTCCCTACGATCCTCCAGCTGGTGCTGGTAGTTTTgtcgttgctgctgctgctgctgttgttgtaaTTGTAACTGTAACTGAAACTGTTGATGTTGCTGACGAACTCCGTTTCCTCCTCGGAGTACACTCGGTAGGACTGATTCTTCTCCTCCCCCGCTCGCCAGTGATGCACTCGACGAAGACAACGTCGCCTGCCCGCTAGCCCATCGTTGAACACCGTTCGTCGGTGTTGCTGTCCTTCTACTACCTGGAAGAATCGGCGTAGTacactgctgctgctgctgctgctgctgctgctgctgctgctgttgctgttgctgttgctgctgatgctgttgctgttgctgctgttggaGTGTTGTTGTCGTGATACGCACAGCCCAGCCCGCGCGAGGTGGTGGCACTCTCGACGGGGGCGTTCCATTAGCAAGGATGGTACTCGGTAATACTCCGCGTCCGCTTCCCCTCGCCCTCGCGACACGCGCTTCATCCCCACCTAAAATCAAATAAGCAAACATACTACATCAGTATCATCCTTCGACGATCAAAACCTTATTTCGAAGGGGTTGCTGCGAGGAGAGAGACTTTGGAGACTTTAACGCGCCGACAAGCGAGATGCCATTTTACTAGGGTAAAAGAGAGATTCGCCACGGTGTGCACCGATCTACCTACGTtatgagaacgagaaagagaaagagagaggaagagaaagaaaaaggagagagagagagagagagagagagaaagagatggagagactCAAGTGGGCGTAGTAGTGGTACGAGTGGGTGCTCGTAGTTCGCGCGATGCGACCGTTGATTCAGTGATCTTCGGCCCACTCGGTTGCGCCCACAACCCACAGAAAGAATCGACCGTTTTCTTTCGACCAAAACGATCCACGTACGGGTCCACgcattcgttcgatcgaagcCACCTTCGTGTTCCAAGTTTcacgatttctctctccctccctccctctctctctctctatctatctaccgaTAATTTTCACGCGTGTGCGTATACacgcgtgtgtacgtgtacgtgtgtgtaaaGTTTGTGTACAGATTAATGATTATCTTTCTTAAACTGGCCACGATTTTCCATCTTCGTTTATTCACAAAATTCGTGCCACGAGAGTCgtacgttcgataaaaattctcaAAGGATTTGAGTAGGTACGAACGGTGATATATACAGCGAAATTCTTACGGAGAAACCGCGAAGAACGTCcctattaaatttcttttataatcgaCCCGACGTTCCACGGCCCACTCGAGGCGCCCACAGATTTCTAAGAAACGTTTCAACGTTT
The Vespula pensylvanica isolate Volc-1 chromosome 4, ASM1446617v1, whole genome shotgun sequence DNA segment above includes these coding regions:
- the LOC122628604 gene encoding mucin-5AC-like; the encoded protein is MPPEVRVERTRRKKREEEKEEENEEVCLFVCFWCSEKSAESVDTLNSESRTALPLAALLLPSSSSSSSSAPLPPALPPRRRQQQQQQQQQQVPCRPPPVIIRSSITGVLCGPTTTTTKTTTKTTTTTAAPTTTTTTTTTSTTTTTTTTTTTTTATTTATTTATTTATTSTIPTATTTSTVTIATTTTTNASKTTLPAAHQGEPSLVPPHYPAPPRPPTRNGGDEARVARARGSGRGVLPSTILANGTPPSRVPPPRAGWAVRITTTTLQQQQQQQHQQQQQQQQQQQQQQQQQQQQCTTPILPGSRRTATPTNGVQRWASGQATLSSSSASLASGGGEESVLPSVLRGGNGVRQQHQQFQLQLQLQQQQQQQQRQNYQHQLEDRRENEEELEATKKEECRPRHQRHQQGDCFELRGRQMSQKNAIPGLSRAAVVNGVVDGEHVRVHDHNRPFPPPRTSPSNTGTTNTGTTTTATTTAAAAAATTTTTTTASPTSTTTTALRIPMTAPLAPLSSLSSSFRSRPTSNVRTPPAQSFESSPSPATLQTAVSPRNLLTPTSMDVPTPPRSPLGEVSLATPRPDGERIINEYVETPFKQQSNVVERRLDGIVLVDTIDGKRSGNDCPKKERARSRGKHATDSGIPSLHRAVVNNTSGSRRRGLVDASNNHSSGIILSGTASTINTAPATVRILREGGDRRAVTKQPVSFTKEPANALGSRTYEPGLSIICEYCGRCRCESCREPPPLPSRWLCNDSCFCSAETVLDYASCLCCVKGLFYHCVDGNGGGGGPGSGANGPSSMDVDNGESCADQPCSCSGNRTLSRWACLSALTLAMPCLLCYWPLKGCVAVCETCYARHASQGCRCEPGVLTGSNTSSRHHAIANDIGYSRDPEKRLLDPVTPEL